In Juglans regia cultivar Chandler chromosome 5, Walnut 2.0, whole genome shotgun sequence, the following are encoded in one genomic region:
- the LOC109007341 gene encoding protein CLT3, chloroplastic: MASYCRRITAGAVVSDRTIRLRQSSRTAEILRLPRNYLNQQRPVIVLRSRLLVVEAVGSGGGWERSEGGGREEKAVGPCSYSLAENRTVEAEESTSRDRTVKIAVAAAVTVVMGVGNRVMYKLALVPLKHYPFFLAQLATFGYVIVYFSILYLRYQAGIVTDEMLSMRKGPFLAVGLLEALGAATGMAAGAILSGASIPILSQTFLVWQILLSVIFLGRRYRANQLLGCFLVALGVIITVASGSSAGQSLKEAGIFWSLLMIVSFLFQAADTVLKEVIFLDAARDLKGGSVDLFVINSYGSAFQAFFIFLLLPFLSKLWGIPFSQLPNYLKDGAACFLNIGTLSSGCEGAPLLPLLFVAVNMGFNISLLYLLKISSAVVSCLASTFSVPIAVYVFTLPLPYLGVGSSLPAGFVAGAIVLIMGLLIYAWTPTVSTSE; encoded by the exons ATGGCGTCATATTGTCGCCGGATAACCGCCGGTGCGGTTGTGTCTGACCGGACGATACGTCTGCGGCAGTCATCACGGACCGCAGAGATTCTGCGGTTGCCTCGCAATTACTTGAATCAACAACGGCCGGTGATCGTGCTGAGATCGCGGCTTTTGGTGGTGGAAGCGGTGGGATCCGGAGGGGGGTGGGAGAGATCGGAAGGGGGAGGTAGAGAGGAGAAGGCGGTGGGCCCGTGTTCGTACTCGTTGGCGGAGAATCGGACGGTGGAGGCTGAGGAGTCTACGAGCAGAGATCGGACGGTGAAGATAGCGGTAGCAGCGGCGGTGACGGTGGTGATGGGAGTAGGGAATCGTGTGATGTATAAGCTGGCCTTGGTTCCTCTCAAGCACTACCCCTTCTTTCTCGCTCAGCTCGCCACTTTCGG ATATGTAATTGTCTACTTCTCTATATTGTATCTCCGGTACCAAGCTGGCATTGTTACAGATGAGATGCTTTCCATGCGGAAAGGTCCATTCCTTGCCGTTGGTCTCTTGGAGGCCCTCGGTGCTGCTACAGGAATGGCAGCTGGAG CAATTCTTTCTGGAGCATCGATCCCAATTTTGTCTCAG ACTTTTCTTGTGTGGCAAATTCTTCTGTCAGttattttccttggaagaagaTATAGAGCAAACCAACTTCTTGGATGCTTTCTTGTAGCACTTGGTGTAATCATAACTGTAGCAAG TGGATCTAGTGCTGGACAATCATTAAAGGAAGCCGGTATATTTTGGAGCCTTTTAATgatagtttcatttttatttcaagcTGCCGATACAGTGCTGAAG GAAGTAATCTTTTTGGACGCTGCCCGGGATTTGAAG GGAGGTTCAGTAGACCTATTTGTTATAAATTCCTACGGATCTGCTTTCCAA GCCTTCTTTATATTCCTTCTCCTaccatttttatcaaaattatggGGCATCCCCTTTAGTCAACTGCCAAACTATCTCAAAGATGGTGCAGCCTGTTTTCTAAACATTGGTACTTTGTCAAGTG GATGTGAAGGTGCTCCACTGCTACCTTTGTTGTTTGTTGCTGTCAATATGGGCTTTAACATATCATTGCTGTATCTGCTCAAGATCTCTTCTGCTGTGGTGTCTTGCCTTGCTTCTACATTTTCAG TGCCGATAGCTGTTTATGTGTTCACGCTGCCGCTACCATACCTTGGAGTTGGATCATCCCTTCCGGCAGGCTTTGTTGCAGGAGCCATCGTTCTTATTATGGGATTGCTCATCTATGCATGGACACCGACTGTTTCCACTTCCGAGTAG